The Candidatus Scalindua japonica genomic interval TTTTCAAAATAATATTATAATCGGAGATTGATCTAAGATTTAGCGCCTTGTGAACACTATGTAATAATTCTTTCAGTTCTAAAGGTTTAAGTAAATAATCATAAGCACCAAACCGTTTAGCGTCAGATAATATCATATTATCCCTACTTGCAGTATTTACGATTACAGGACAGTTAGGATTTGTTTTTTTTATTTCCTTCAAAATATCAATCCCTGTTTTTTCCTCACCCAGATCAATGTCAGTAATTACTAAATCGAAATCTTCCCCGGCCATCTTTTCCATGGCACCACAATATGCATAAGCCGTTGATACGTCATATCCTTTTTGTAAAAGAAAGGTTTTAAGTAATAATACAATATTCTTATTGTCATCAATTATCAATATTTTTTCTTTCACCCTACACCTCTCTTTATGTTTAACCTATTATATAGCCTACGCATAAACACGACGTTGCATAAAACATGAGTTCTATTTATAGTATACTAATAATTTACCTATGCCATATGCAGTCTGCATTTAGCTTCACCCTTCTCCAGGATAAAGTTTATGCATCTGTTCTATAATCATTTCTGACTCATGAATTACTTATTTAGAGAAGAATTAATGGTATTTATATTGTTGAAACTTAATATCTTCACACTGGCATGGTGTTAACTCACCCCCCTTGTATAATGTGCACGTCAGGCAGATTCCGAGGTGTCCTTGGTGTATGTAGATTCTGAAAAAGGCACTGCAAGATGTTTTCCAGGATCTTTTTCCAACTGACTGCCCGACGTGTTTTCTGGCTGGTCATAAAAGATTGGAGGATAAAAATAGTATTTATAATTATTATGTTTTCCACAACAGGTACCGATACCCTTTTTTTATATTTCAGTTTAATGTTACGTTTCTGATACTTTCCTTTTAAACCGGATTAACTGCCTTTGAAAGCAGCTCTTCAATCTTATTTGTTAATTCGGTTAAATCTGAGGATTTAACCAGGTACGCGTCTGCACCCCATATCCTGCAAACATCCTTATAACTATCATATGCAGTATAAATAATAAGTGGAATGCTCTTGAGTTTTTTTAAAATTCTACTCATCGCTTCAACACCACTTATATTCAATATACATACATCCATTACTATTATGTCTGGCGGTCTCGTTTTGACTTTATCAGAAGCGTCCTTTCCATCAGAAGTTATTGTGACATCATAGCCTTCCTGACTGAACTCCTGCTCAAAAAGTAATCGCTGGTTTTTATATTTCTCTACGAAAAGTATAGATGCCATGCTCTCTGGTAATCCTCATTTCTATTAATTTATTTCTGAGATTTATTAGCAATATTCATACTAACTACTTACATCATACAAATGGTATACCAAAAGAGTATTGTTTAATCACATCCTGCTTTCCGTATGTTCAAATGGCTTTATAGCAGGTAGCTAGGTATGTAGAAATAATATGATATCCTGCGAGAAAGATGTTACGAGACTTACACAGATGTATAACCTGCACAAAGTGTGCAATACACAATTTGTGCAG includes:
- a CDS encoding response regulator, with product MKEKILIIDDNKNIVLLLKTFLLQKGYDVSTAYAYCGAMEKMAGEDFDLVITDIDLGEEKTGIDILKEIKKTNPNCPVIVNTASRDNMILSDAKRFGAYDYLLKPLELKELLHSVHKALNLRSISDYNIILKKIDVYRRKNRQNI
- a CDS encoding response regulator → MASILFVEKYKNQRLLFEQEFSQEGYDVTITSDGKDASDKVKTRPPDIIVMDVCILNISGVEAMSRILKKLKSIPLIIYTAYDSYKDVCRIWGADAYLVKSSDLTELTNKIEELLSKAVNPV